One bacterium BMS3Abin08 genomic region harbors:
- the gspD gene encoding putative type II secretion system protein D precursor: protein MKDFSFFKGFRLRISCRGISFLIAVVFVSLMVLIYEPFAYGEERVVDAGGGIQGKADSTKDVTFNFVDVELPVLAKFVSDITGKNLMFDERLKGRITIIAPSKLKLDDAYRLFTSVLAFKGYALVPTGVDAYKIVPSSEVRQKGIDVVSGRIPIDDSFIVRLIPLKHISSEEVLVFLRPIVSRDGIISTFRSGNLLLIIDTAMNIEKILKIIERIDRPSAMEAPEIVNLEHAPAEEVARILNEGMKSFPSQGTVKIARAKYAHAVADTRLNAVVLFGKKNAREAMKRVVAMLDVPSPEDQGRINVYFLENADAEELADVLNGVIQKASTQGTRNPNKARKAIPFESSGKTTITPEKSSNALIIVSSPSDYKNIVQVIRKLDRRRRQVYVEAMIVEASIDRLRELGSRWRAAITHNGEPVFISGVGILNSTSLQSVLSGLAGFSAGGLGNFLNVPVFSVNSDGSVNSSPMTVPGFAALFSLDEFKGAVNVLSTPQILTSNNKEAEIVVGENVPFITKRESDPSRSSSVFSTIERKDVGITLRITPQITEGDYVKLDIYQEISSVKHESNADILISIGPTTTKRSTNTSVIVKDNQTVVIGGLMQEKEEETTDKVPILGDLPLLGWAFKTKSTTKKKTNLIVFLTPHIIRDAEALKKITDSKRDTFRGSSRKGEIDLKSGKNTTGYVEGQLIIRFRDYLTREDVEEIVRAHGARIIKYLDGLGLYLIGIQEGESLKEAMDYFNSLREVVYAEPNSRVRIQR from the coding sequence GTGAAGGATTTCTCTTTTTTCAAGGGATTCAGGTTGAGAATAAGCTGTAGGGGTATCTCTTTTCTGATAGCGGTGGTGTTTGTCTCATTAATGGTACTCATTTATGAGCCCTTTGCCTATGGTGAAGAGAGAGTTGTGGATGCTGGAGGGGGTATTCAGGGGAAAGCGGATAGTACAAAGGATGTAACATTCAATTTCGTTGATGTAGAGCTTCCCGTACTTGCAAAATTTGTAAGTGATATTACCGGGAAAAACCTGATGTTTGATGAGAGGCTTAAGGGCAGGATAACCATAATCGCACCTTCCAAGCTGAAGCTCGATGATGCATACAGGCTCTTCACATCGGTGCTGGCGTTCAAGGGTTATGCACTTGTCCCAACAGGGGTGGATGCATACAAGATTGTGCCTTCCTCGGAGGTAAGACAGAAGGGTATAGATGTGGTTTCCGGAAGGATACCCATTGATGATTCATTTATAGTGAGGCTCATACCGCTGAAGCATATTTCTTCCGAGGAGGTCCTTGTATTTTTGAGGCCCATAGTTTCAAGGGATGGTATTATCTCCACTTTCAGATCGGGCAATCTCCTCCTTATTATTGACACGGCAATGAACATAGAAAAGATACTGAAGATTATTGAGAGAATTGACCGCCCCTCTGCGATGGAGGCCCCTGAGATAGTGAACCTTGAGCATGCCCCGGCAGAGGAGGTTGCAAGGATACTCAATGAAGGGATGAAGTCATTTCCCTCCCAGGGTACGGTAAAGATCGCCCGGGCAAAGTATGCTCATGCCGTTGCCGATACAAGGCTTAACGCCGTCGTTCTCTTCGGGAAAAAGAATGCAAGGGAGGCGATGAAGAGGGTCGTCGCGATGCTTGATGTTCCATCACCGGAAGATCAGGGAAGGATCAATGTCTATTTTCTTGAAAATGCCGATGCCGAAGAACTGGCGGATGTCCTCAATGGTGTCATACAGAAGGCATCGACTCAAGGCACGCGTAACCCTAATAAGGCGAGAAAGGCCATCCCCTTTGAGTCTTCAGGTAAGACCACGATAACCCCTGAGAAGTCCTCAAATGCCCTTATAATAGTGTCTTCTCCTTCAGACTATAAGAACATTGTACAGGTGATCAGGAAGCTTGACAGGAGGCGCAGGCAGGTATACGTGGAGGCGATGATTGTGGAGGCCTCCATAGACAGGCTGAGAGAACTTGGTTCCCGCTGGAGGGCCGCAATAACACACAATGGGGAACCTGTTTTTATAAGCGGTGTCGGTATCCTCAATTCGACATCCTTGCAGTCTGTTTTAAGTGGCCTCGCAGGATTTTCCGCCGGTGGACTGGGGAATTTCCTTAACGTTCCTGTTTTTTCAGTCAATTCGGACGGCTCGGTGAACAGCTCTCCAATGACTGTTCCGGGGTTTGCCGCCCTCTTCAGTCTGGATGAGTTTAAGGGTGCCGTGAATGTGCTTTCAACGCCGCAGATACTTACATCCAACAACAAGGAGGCAGAGATAGTGGTAGGGGAAAACGTGCCCTTTATTACAAAGAGAGAGTCAGACCCTTCAAGGAGTTCCTCTGTCTTCAGTACCATCGAGCGTAAGGATGTGGGGATTACTCTGAGAATAACTCCCCAGATAACTGAGGGTGATTATGTGAAGCTGGATATTTATCAGGAGATCTCCTCCGTCAAACACGAATCGAATGCGGATATTCTCATCAGTATCGGCCCTACAACAACCAAACGCTCCACCAATACCTCTGTGATAGTAAAGGATAACCAGACAGTGGTGATTGGGGGGCTTATGCAGGAGAAGGAGGAAGAGACCACGGACAAGGTTCCCATTTTAGGTGATCTCCCTTTGCTCGGCTGGGCATTCAAGACAAAAAGTACCACAAAGAAAAAGACAAACCTGATAGTTTTTCTGACCCCGCATATTATAAGGGATGCAGAGGCGCTGAAGAAGATAACCGACAGTAAAAGAGACACCTTCAGAGGTTCTTCCAGAAAGGGTGAGATTGATTTGAAATCCGGGAAAAATACCACGGGTTATGTTGAAGGACAACTGATTATAAGGTTCAGAGATTATTTGACAAGGGAGGATGTTGAAGAGATTGTCCGGGCTCATGGGGCAAGAATCATCAAGTATCTTGACGGCCTCGGTTTATATCTCATCGGTATTCAGGAAGGGGAGAGCCTTAAGGAAGCAATGGATTACTTCAATTCTCTGAGAGAGGTGGTTTATGCAGAGCCCAATTCCAGGGTCAGGATTCAGCGATAA
- a CDS encoding methyltransferase domain protein, producing MGEISVREEDRGLNFEKHKIAYLKKGEEKQAWVDYINGATDELIERLSELENEINSGDNEPEGTLVMLHRALDQFLDKAELIEQSEGDMDFIKELRTEFQRKTDHLFSKGYIFNRARTWPQGYQGDHKTLETIYRNMPLSSGLGYYLDLAALGSNLAVGVRNRIKVLQGLVKEELTGRIKPNVLNIACGSCRELVEITPEIIDSKANIFCIDNDEDALSFAHNRLYYTDVLPHLDFRKYNALRLFDFETTERDFGRQDIIYSVGFFDYIESDFLAKIFDALYRLLNPGGKLIAAFKDTKRYRSQKYHWLVDWNGFLQRTEDEFMRIFSEAHIPDSSITKMREESGVIIFYTITK from the coding sequence ATGGGAGAAATTTCTGTAAGGGAGGAAGACAGGGGTCTTAATTTTGAGAAACACAAGATAGCTTATCTCAAAAAGGGGGAGGAAAAGCAGGCTTGGGTTGACTATATTAACGGAGCTACGGATGAACTCATAGAGAGGCTGTCTGAACTGGAAAATGAAATAAATTCAGGGGATAACGAACCGGAGGGTACTCTTGTAATGCTTCATAGGGCACTGGATCAGTTTCTTGACAAGGCGGAGCTAATTGAACAGTCTGAAGGGGATATGGACTTTATTAAGGAGTTGCGGACGGAATTTCAAAGAAAGACAGACCATTTGTTCTCGAAAGGCTATATCTTTAACCGGGCGAGGACATGGCCGCAGGGCTACCAAGGGGACCACAAGACACTGGAGACAATTTACAGAAACATGCCCCTTTCCAGTGGTCTGGGATACTATCTTGACTTGGCTGCGCTCGGATCAAACCTCGCGGTAGGTGTAAGGAACAGGATAAAGGTATTACAGGGTCTGGTTAAGGAAGAGTTAACAGGCAGGATAAAACCGAATGTGTTGAATATCGCCTGTGGCTCATGCAGGGAACTCGTTGAGATCACACCTGAGATAATAGACTCAAAGGCAAACATCTTCTGTATCGATAATGACGAGGATGCCCTCTCTTTTGCTCATAACAGGCTCTATTACACAGACGTTCTACCGCATTTAGATTTCAGAAAATACAATGCGCTGAGATTGTTTGACTTCGAGACGACGGAGAGGGACTTTGGGCGTCAGGACATAATTTACAGTGTCGGTTTCTTTGACTACATTGAAAGTGATTTTCTTGCAAAGATATTTGATGCGCTCTATAGACTGCTTAACCCCGGAGGAAAGCTGATCGCTGCCTTCAAAGACACAAAGAGATACAGATCTCAGAAATACCATTGGTTGGTCGACTGGAACGGCTTCCTTCAGAGGACGGAGGATGAATTCATGAGGATATTCTCAGAAGCCCATATCCCCGATTCATCTATAACCAAGATGAGAGAAGAAAGTGGAGTGATTATTTTCTATACGATCACGAAGTAG